Proteins co-encoded in one Streptomyces sp. NBC_01283 genomic window:
- a CDS encoding acyl-CoA desaturase, giving the protein MTEESANAAWGERMGTADRVVVGVFVGIPFVAVIASVIVLWGWGVTWHDLVIGAVMYAVAVHGITIGYHRLFTHKAFKAARPLKIALAVAGTMAVEGDAITWCADHRRHHQFADQPGDPHSPWRFGTSVRALLKGMAWAHVGWTFNNDKTNKEKYVPDLIADRDLRLVARWQPLIVLFSFGAPAVAGGLWGDGGWDSGAAWSAFFWAGLVRIGLLHHVTWSINSICHISGAHPFRVRDRSGNVWWLAPLSGGESWHNLHHADPTSARHGVLRGQLDSSARLIRLFELASWASAVRWPDERRLARLSTDVRGPVREAQGPPPASATKP; this is encoded by the coding sequence ATGACAGAAGAGAGCGCGAACGCCGCTTGGGGCGAACGCATGGGCACAGCCGACCGCGTCGTCGTGGGGGTGTTCGTCGGAATTCCCTTTGTCGCGGTGATCGCGTCCGTGATCGTGCTGTGGGGATGGGGGGTCACCTGGCACGATCTGGTGATCGGAGCGGTGATGTACGCCGTCGCCGTACACGGCATCACCATCGGCTACCACCGCCTGTTCACGCACAAGGCGTTCAAGGCCGCCCGCCCCCTCAAGATCGCGCTGGCGGTGGCCGGGACGATGGCCGTCGAGGGGGACGCGATCACCTGGTGTGCCGATCACCGCCGCCACCACCAGTTCGCGGACCAGCCGGGAGACCCGCACTCCCCCTGGCGGTTCGGCACCTCCGTGCGCGCCCTGCTCAAGGGCATGGCATGGGCGCACGTCGGCTGGACCTTCAACAACGACAAGACCAACAAGGAGAAGTACGTCCCCGACCTCATCGCCGACCGCGATCTGCGCCTGGTGGCGCGCTGGCAGCCGCTGATCGTGCTGTTCTCGTTCGGTGCGCCCGCCGTGGCGGGAGGCCTCTGGGGCGACGGCGGCTGGGACTCCGGCGCCGCCTGGTCCGCCTTCTTCTGGGCGGGACTCGTCCGCATCGGTCTGCTCCATCACGTCACCTGGTCGATCAACTCGATCTGCCACATCAGCGGGGCCCACCCCTTCCGAGTGCGGGACCGCTCGGGCAATGTGTGGTGGCTCGCGCCGCTCTCCGGCGGCGAGTCCTGGCACAACCTCCATCACGCCGACCCGACGTCCGCCCGGCACGGGGTGCTGCGCGGGCAGCTCGACTCCAGCGCCCGGCTCATCCGCCTGTTCGAGCTCGCCTCCTGGGCCAGTGCGGTGCGGTGGCCGGACGAGCGGCGGCTCGCCCGCCTCTCCACCGACGTCAGAGGGCCTGTGAGGGAAGCCCAAGGCCCGCCGCCAGCGTCGGCCACGAAGCCTTGA
- the ccrA gene encoding crotonyl-CoA carboxylase/reductase, with translation MDVLAEAVVAGAGADDLRRLPVPAEFTAAHLRREDAESFRGVADKDVRKTLHVGSVPMPELAPDEVLVAVMASGINYNTVWSAMFEPLSTFSFLRHFGAKGGWAARHDQPYHVVGSDAAGVVVRTGAGVRRWNIGDEVVVTPAHVDDEEPATHADGMLGDGQLAWGFETNFGGLAHYCVARASQLLRKSDRLTWEEAAANPLCAGTAYRMLVSDRGARMTQGDIVLIWGAAGGLGAYAAQLVRNGGGIAVGVVGSEEKAERARAFGCHAVINRAEIGLTGTAPADPAAVGKRLGKRIRAEVGEDPHIVFEHVGRATFGVSVFVVRRGGAVVTCGSSTGYLHEFDNRYLWMRLKRVIGSHGANLQEQAAVARLLDLGHIRPALSVTYDLQDTAEAARLVQANRHTGKVGVLALAPTTGLGKRIAAPA, from the coding sequence ATGGATGTGCTCGCAGAGGCAGTCGTCGCGGGAGCCGGCGCGGACGACCTGCGCCGACTTCCCGTACCCGCCGAATTCACCGCCGCGCATCTGCGGAGGGAGGATGCGGAGAGTTTCAGGGGGGTGGCGGACAAAGATGTCCGGAAGACACTTCACGTCGGCTCCGTGCCGATGCCCGAACTCGCTCCCGACGAAGTCCTGGTGGCCGTCATGGCGAGCGGGATCAATTACAACACCGTGTGGTCGGCGATGTTCGAGCCGTTATCCACGTTCTCCTTTCTGCGGCATTTCGGTGCGAAAGGAGGATGGGCCGCGCGGCACGACCAGCCGTATCACGTGGTGGGTTCGGACGCCGCCGGAGTCGTCGTCCGTACGGGAGCCGGGGTACGCCGCTGGAACATCGGCGACGAGGTCGTGGTCACCCCCGCCCACGTCGACGACGAGGAACCGGCGACCCACGCCGACGGCATGCTCGGCGACGGCCAGCTCGCCTGGGGTTTCGAGACCAACTTCGGCGGCCTCGCCCACTACTGCGTGGCCCGCGCCAGCCAGCTCCTGCGCAAGTCGGACCGGCTGACCTGGGAGGAGGCAGCCGCCAACCCGCTCTGCGCGGGCACCGCCTACCGCATGCTGGTCAGCGACCGCGGCGCCCGGATGACCCAGGGCGACATCGTGCTGATCTGGGGCGCGGCGGGCGGCCTTGGCGCGTACGCCGCGCAGCTCGTCCGCAACGGCGGCGGCATCGCGGTGGGCGTGGTCGGCAGCGAGGAGAAGGCCGAGCGTGCCCGTGCCTTCGGCTGCCACGCGGTGATCAACCGCGCGGAGATCGGGCTGACCGGCACCGCTCCGGCCGACCCGGCGGCGGTCGGCAAACGGCTCGGCAAGCGGATCCGTGCCGAGGTGGGGGAGGACCCGCACATCGTGTTCGAGCACGTCGGCCGGGCGACCTTCGGGGTCTCCGTCTTCGTGGTCCGCCGCGGCGGCGCCGTCGTCACCTGCGGATCGAGCACCGGCTATCTCCACGAGTTCGACAACCGCTACCTCTGGATGCGTCTCAAGCGCGTCATCGGCAGCCACGGGGCCAACCTCCAGGAACAGGCCGCGGTGGCCCGCCTCCTCGACCTCGGGCACATCCGGCCCGCCCTGTCGGTGACGTACGACCTCCAGGACACCGCCGAAGCCGCCCGCCTCGTCCAGGCCAACCGCCACACGGGAAAGGTCGGCGTGCTCGCGCTCGCGCCGACGACCGGCCTCGGGAAGAGGATCGCGGCCCCGGCATGA
- a CDS encoding alpha/beta hydrolase, which produces MPQKHRRPRKKLAALATATALLATGGALGTSTALGAPTAAPAAARTAEGPRVVGEKWLDARTVDLTVDSPAVGKQLPVRVILPARFKEQPDRTWPVLYLLQGAHDDYTSWTRETDVEEFLADKDVLTVIPASGPTGIPTDWWDHGSSTAPDYETFQVEELTGLLRDTYRANGTRAVAGVSTGGYGAMAFAARHPGTFGAAASYSGVLDTTALGMPTVMNAIVARELQFPSALWGSPFLHRDNWNRHNPAALAKSLAGTRLYVSQGSGIPSTDFGNLEGAVLEGTLWSQAHGFAKQLDRAGVPATVNFYRGGSHAWPSWQREFKASWPTLAAGLGLPSQAL; this is translated from the coding sequence ATGCCGCAGAAGCACCGCAGACCACGCAAGAAGCTCGCCGCCCTCGCCACGGCCACCGCGCTCCTCGCCACCGGCGGCGCCCTCGGCACCTCCACCGCCCTGGGAGCGCCCACCGCGGCTCCGGCGGCGGCCCGAACCGCCGAGGGTCCGCGCGTCGTCGGGGAGAAGTGGCTCGACGCCCGCACCGTCGACCTCACCGTGGACTCACCCGCCGTGGGCAAACAGCTCCCCGTACGCGTCATCCTGCCCGCCCGCTTCAAGGAACAGCCGGACCGCACCTGGCCCGTGCTCTACCTCCTCCAGGGCGCCCACGACGACTACACCTCCTGGACCCGCGAGACGGACGTCGAGGAGTTCCTCGCCGACAAGGACGTCCTCACCGTGATCCCGGCGTCGGGCCCCACCGGCATCCCCACCGACTGGTGGGACCACGGCAGCTCCACCGCCCCCGACTACGAGACCTTCCAGGTCGAGGAGTTGACGGGGCTGCTGCGCGACACCTACCGGGCGAACGGCACCCGTGCCGTCGCCGGAGTCTCCACCGGTGGCTACGGCGCCATGGCGTTCGCCGCCAGGCACCCCGGAACCTTCGGCGCGGCGGCCTCGTACAGCGGAGTCCTGGACACGACGGCCCTCGGCATGCCGACGGTGATGAACGCCATCGTCGCCCGGGAGCTCCAGTTCCCCTCCGCGCTCTGGGGCAGCCCCTTCCTACACCGGGACAACTGGAACCGCCACAATCCCGCCGCCCTCGCCAAGAGCCTGGCGGGAACCCGGCTCTACGTCTCCCAGGGCAGCGGCATCCCCAGCACCGACTTCGGCAACCTCGAAGGGGCGGTCCTGGAGGGCACGCTGTGGAGCCAGGCACACGGATTCGCGAAGCAGCTGGACCGCGCCGGAGTCCCGGCGACGGTCAACTTCTACCGTGGCGGCTCGCACGCCTGGCCCTCCTGGCAGCGTGAGTTCAAGGCTTCGTGGCCGACGCTGGCGGCGGGCCTTGGGCTTCCCTCACAGGCCCTCTGA
- a CDS encoding acyltransferase domain-containing protein, which yields MSQAGQAEIRAAIVDSLSTWYGLGADEIADDRPLAELGLTSRDAVVLTARLSDLAGTRLPATLLWEASTIGALTERVARGEPEHGGSPSVRRAAGTPPAEADALVAVIGVGCRLPGGVTSPAAFWRLLSEGRDAVGTVGDDRWAPFVREGRSLPDDLSRHGGFLGDGGIDGVAGFDAEFFGIGADEATAMDPQQRMLLEVAREAVDHAALSAPSLAGTRTGVFVGISGNEYAHLTTAEPESIGAWTPPGAALSIAANRLSYLLDLRGPSMAVDTACSSSLVAVHHAVRSLGAGESDMALAAGVNLLLSPAVTLGFQRAGALAADGRCKAFDVSADGMVRGEGCGVVVLKRLADAERDGDRVLAVIEATAVNSDGRSNGLTAPSADAQRTLLEQCHATEAASVDYVEAHGTGTALGDPIEASALSAALGAAQGRAADQPLLIGSVKTNIGHLEAAAGIAGFIKTVLALHHDEIPPHLHFTAPGPHADLDALGLRVVTGPEPWPRYSGTARAGVSAFGFGGTNAHVVLAEHRVPRGPRPAFTAPAVALLDGVTEDRVRAYAGELAQWLTGPDSRSVRPADLGRTLSGRAGRGRHKAAVVARDRDELTTALARLAGREPDGRVVMGAPASGGGPGAVWVFSGYGSQWPGMGSELLATEPEFSAAVDRLEPLLREQAGISLRDCMDLGAELTSTAVVMPALFGMQVALAELWRSYGFEPAAVIGHSLGEIAAAVACGALDVATGARVVTIRSRLLAGLTGGAMAVVDRPGEHIAALTADFRTLQVAVHASPAQSVVTGSADDVRGLIDHVTREGGFARSLRVTGAGHSPDVDPLLGEFARELGAVRHARPGCRRYSTVLADPRDPAPCDADYWLANLRRPVRFTQAVRAAAEDGHRLFVEVAPHPTQLHPLTETLRDAGAEGSLILPTLRRGTDDALTFRTSLASLLVRGVGGPASLQGLHPDARVVDVPTPRWRHRRFWAGEAPGPQETPRHAPAPARATGPLDRLRGCVADVMGYTPDRIDADTPLTDLGLDSLTAARIRTAVEREFGVEMDPGVLLRQATLREVAELLPERRSEGRGRAPGWVGEEPRTTSVEGPFRVLADSGHGTPLFLAHAAGGSSEVYARLAERLSGSRPVYGFDRLTAPEDVGPRAADFAERIRAKVPNGPWLLGGWSYGGLLAHEAARLLAPHGTVGALVLLDSVLPLPVPPGLTPVAEARRRYAGFAAYIARTYRTQLALPYEELARLDDAEQIALVMKLLEQAVDLPQAVLDHQLTSALDLRSGERHRPGPYTGRTLLYRATEPAPHTVRDTRYERDDEGLGWDAHCTDLTVTPLPGHHLSLLDPPVVDTLAELLTRDLPDA from the coding sequence ATGAGCCAGGCGGGTCAGGCGGAGATCCGGGCCGCCATCGTCGACAGCCTGAGCACCTGGTACGGCCTCGGGGCCGACGAGATCGCCGACGACCGCCCGCTGGCGGAGCTGGGTCTCACCTCACGCGACGCTGTCGTCCTCACGGCACGCCTCAGCGACCTCGCGGGCACCCGGCTGCCCGCGACGCTGCTCTGGGAGGCGTCGACGATCGGTGCGCTCACGGAGCGGGTGGCGCGCGGCGAACCGGAGCACGGCGGGTCGCCGTCGGTGCGGAGGGCCGCGGGCACACCGCCCGCGGAAGCCGACGCGCTGGTCGCGGTCATCGGCGTCGGCTGCCGGCTGCCCGGTGGCGTCACCTCGCCCGCCGCCTTCTGGCGGCTCCTGAGCGAGGGCCGCGACGCCGTGGGCACCGTCGGCGACGACCGCTGGGCACCCTTCGTGCGGGAGGGCAGGAGCCTGCCTGACGACCTCAGCAGGCACGGCGGCTTCCTCGGTGACGGGGGCATCGACGGCGTGGCGGGCTTCGACGCCGAGTTCTTCGGCATCGGCGCGGACGAGGCCACCGCCATGGACCCGCAACAGCGCATGCTCCTGGAGGTCGCCCGCGAGGCCGTCGACCACGCGGCACTCTCCGCGCCGTCCCTCGCGGGCACCCGTACCGGAGTCTTCGTGGGCATCAGCGGCAACGAATACGCCCATCTCACCACCGCGGAACCGGAGTCGATCGGCGCCTGGACCCCACCGGGCGCGGCCCTGAGCATCGCCGCGAACCGCCTCTCCTACCTCCTGGACCTGCGTGGCCCGAGCATGGCGGTCGACACGGCGTGCTCCTCCTCGCTCGTCGCCGTGCACCACGCGGTACGCAGCCTCGGCGCGGGGGAGAGCGACATGGCGCTCGCCGCCGGGGTGAACCTGCTCCTCTCCCCGGCGGTGACGCTCGGCTTCCAGCGTGCGGGGGCGCTGGCCGCCGACGGGCGCTGCAAGGCGTTCGACGTGTCGGCCGACGGCATGGTGCGCGGCGAGGGATGCGGGGTCGTCGTCCTCAAGCGCCTGGCGGACGCCGAACGCGACGGCGACCGTGTCCTCGCGGTCATCGAGGCCACCGCGGTCAACTCCGACGGGCGTTCCAACGGACTCACCGCGCCCAGCGCGGACGCCCAGCGCACACTCCTTGAGCAGTGCCATGCCACCGAGGCCGCTTCGGTGGACTACGTGGAGGCGCACGGCACGGGCACGGCGCTCGGCGACCCGATCGAGGCGTCCGCGCTCTCCGCCGCGCTCGGCGCGGCGCAGGGGCGGGCCGCCGACCAGCCGCTGCTCATCGGCTCGGTGAAGACGAACATCGGCCACCTGGAGGCCGCGGCGGGCATCGCCGGGTTCATCAAGACGGTCCTTGCCCTGCACCACGACGAGATCCCGCCCCACCTGCACTTCACCGCACCGGGCCCGCACGCCGACCTCGACGCGCTGGGTCTGCGCGTCGTCACGGGACCCGAGCCGTGGCCCCGCTACTCGGGCACGGCACGGGCGGGAGTCTCGGCGTTCGGCTTCGGAGGCACCAACGCGCACGTGGTCCTCGCCGAACACCGCGTGCCGCGCGGCCCACGCCCAGCGTTCACCGCCCCGGCCGTGGCCCTGCTCGACGGCGTCACCGAGGACCGCGTCCGCGCGTACGCGGGAGAGCTGGCCCAGTGGCTGACGGGACCGGACAGCCGCTCCGTCCGCCCGGCGGACCTGGGCCGCACCCTCTCCGGCCGCGCGGGGCGTGGCCGCCACAAGGCGGCGGTCGTCGCCCGCGACCGCGATGAGCTGACCACGGCCCTGGCCCGCCTGGCCGGACGGGAGCCCGACGGGCGGGTGGTGATGGGGGCGCCCGCGTCCGGGGGCGGGCCCGGGGCGGTGTGGGTGTTCTCCGGGTACGGGTCGCAGTGGCCCGGCATGGGAAGCGAACTCCTCGCCACGGAGCCGGAGTTCTCCGCGGCCGTCGACCGCCTCGAACCGCTGCTGCGCGAGCAGGCCGGCATCTCCCTGCGGGACTGCATGGACCTCGGGGCCGAGCTGACATCGACGGCCGTCGTCATGCCCGCCCTCTTCGGGATGCAGGTCGCCCTCGCCGAGCTGTGGAGGTCGTACGGCTTCGAGCCCGCGGCCGTGATCGGCCACTCCCTGGGGGAGATCGCCGCGGCCGTGGCCTGTGGCGCCCTCGACGTGGCCACCGGCGCGCGCGTCGTCACGATCCGTTCGCGGCTCCTCGCCGGGCTCACGGGCGGCGCCATGGCCGTGGTGGACCGCCCCGGCGAGCACATCGCGGCCCTGACCGCCGACTTCCGCACGCTGCAGGTCGCCGTGCACGCATCCCCCGCGCAGAGCGTGGTCACCGGCTCCGCGGACGACGTGCGCGGCCTCATCGACCACGTCACCAGGGAGGGCGGCTTCGCCCGCTCCCTGCGCGTCACCGGCGCCGGGCACTCGCCCGACGTCGATCCGCTGCTCGGCGAGTTCGCCCGGGAACTCGGCGCCGTGCGACACGCCCGGCCCGGCTGCCGCCGTTACTCCACCGTCCTCGCCGACCCGCGCGACCCCGCTCCCTGCGACGCCGACTACTGGCTGGCCAATCTTCGGCGCCCCGTCCGCTTCACGCAGGCCGTACGCGCAGCCGCCGAGGACGGCCACCGGCTGTTCGTCGAAGTGGCGCCGCACCCCACGCAGTTGCACCCGCTGACCGAGACACTGCGGGACGCGGGGGCCGAAGGCTCGCTGATCCTGCCGACCCTGCGCCGCGGCACCGACGACGCCCTCACCTTCCGTACGTCGCTGGCATCGCTGCTCGTACGAGGCGTCGGCGGGCCCGCGTCCCTTCAGGGCCTGCATCCAGATGCGCGCGTCGTCGACGTCCCGACGCCCCGCTGGCGGCACCGCCGCTTCTGGGCGGGGGAGGCACCCGGCCCGCAGGAGACACCACGGCACGCACCGGCCCCCGCACGCGCCACGGGCCCCCTCGACCGCCTCCGCGGCTGTGTGGCCGACGTCATGGGCTACACCCCGGACCGCATCGACGCCGACACCCCGCTCACCGACCTGGGGCTCGACTCGCTCACCGCGGCGCGCATCCGGACCGCGGTGGAGCGGGAGTTCGGGGTGGAGATGGACCCGGGGGTGCTGCTGCGGCAGGCCACGCTGAGAGAGGTCGCGGAGCTCCTGCCGGAGCGTCGTTCCGAGGGGCGGGGCCGAGCTCCCGGTTGGGTGGGGGAGGAACCCAGGACGACATCCGTCGAAGGGCCCTTCCGTGTTCTGGCGGACTCGGGCCACGGCACCCCCCTCTTCCTGGCCCACGCGGCGGGTGGCAGCTCCGAGGTGTACGCACGCCTCGCCGAACGCCTCTCCGGCTCCCGCCCCGTGTACGGCTTCGACCGGCTGACGGCCCCGGAGGACGTCGGGCCCCGCGCGGCGGACTTCGCGGAACGCATCCGCGCGAAGGTCCCCAACGGCCCGTGGCTGCTGGGTGGTTGGTCCTACGGGGGTTTGCTGGCCCACGAGGCCGCGCGGCTCCTCGCGCCCCACGGCACCGTCGGCGCCCTGGTGCTCCTCGACTCCGTACTGCCCTTGCCGGTGCCTCCAGGGTTGACCCCCGTGGCGGAAGCCCGCCGCCGCTATGCCGGCTTCGCCGCGTACATCGCCCGCACCTACCGCACCCAACTCGCCCTGCCCTACGAGGAACTGGCGCGGCTCGACGACGCCGAACAGATCGCCCTGGTCATGAAACTCCTCGAACAGGCCGTCGACCTCCCCCAGGCGGTGCTCGACCACCAGCTCACCTCGGCCCTCGACCTCCGCAGCGGCGAACGCCACAGGCCCGGCCCGTACACAGGCCGGACCCTCCTCTACCGGGCGACGGAACCGGCCCCGCACACCGTGCGCGACACCCGTTACGAACGGGACGACGAAGGCCTCGGCTGGGACGCCCACTGCACCGACCTCACGGTGACCCCGCTGCCGGGCCACCACCTCTCGCTGCTCGATCCCCCGGTCGTGGACACCCTCGCGGAACTCCTGACGCGAGACCTGCCCGACGCCTGA
- a CDS encoding fatty acyl-AMP ligase, whose product MSAPQTPQPPEGPLLTDHLAHWAADRPYQRAFTYVEFPDPSSPGLHHTLGWQGLDVRARAIAGRLAAIAGPGERAALLLPQGLDYAAAFLGCLYAGVIAVPLFSPGLPGHEGRLAAVLADCEPSCVLADAGTAPGVERFMAAHGLPPVPVVLVDQPGDTPAFALPERLEPDDIAYLQYTSGSTRSPAGVVISHANVVANARQAIEAFEAEAAGHTTVGWLPLFHDMGLVLSVAAPVVGGFPSVLMDPVAFLEHPVRWLRLLAAYPGTISAAPNFAYDYCASRVDRDEAAELRLGRVKVLINGSEPVRAGTVDRFRDAFADAGLAAAAHCPAYGLAEATVFVTTDTFDAPPTVLACDPLALSEGRLDVGELTDPDVTHLVACGTPAGQELRIADPATGAARATGEVGEILLRGPNIGLCYWKRNGLSEEVFGFRPPDATGGDGEPGWLRTGDLGALHEGRLYVTGRLKDLIIVDGRNHYPQDVEETVQSAVGLVRRDRLAAFCVPWTGTETDVLVVVAEHRRGAEPTEQDRLAALRTATAAVSARHGLRLAELLLIPPGSLPRTSSGKVARAAGRARYLLGAFGDGGRSDDGRSGTEDAR is encoded by the coding sequence ATGTCCGCCCCGCAGACACCTCAGCCGCCCGAAGGTCCCCTGCTGACCGACCACTTGGCGCACTGGGCCGCCGACCGGCCGTACCAACGCGCCTTCACCTACGTGGAGTTCCCCGATCCGTCGTCCCCCGGCCTGCACCACACCCTCGGCTGGCAGGGTCTCGATGTCCGCGCCCGCGCGATCGCCGGACGGCTCGCGGCGATCGCGGGCCCCGGCGAACGAGCGGCCCTGCTGCTCCCGCAGGGCCTCGACTACGCGGCTGCGTTCCTCGGCTGTCTCTACGCGGGGGTGATCGCGGTCCCGTTGTTCAGCCCCGGACTCCCCGGCCATGAGGGCCGGTTGGCGGCGGTCCTCGCCGACTGCGAGCCGTCCTGTGTGCTGGCCGACGCGGGAACGGCTCCCGGGGTCGAGCGATTCATGGCCGCACACGGACTGCCGCCGGTGCCTGTCGTTCTGGTCGACCAGCCGGGCGATACCCCGGCGTTCGCCCTTCCCGAGCGGCTCGAACCGGACGACATCGCCTACCTCCAGTACACCTCCGGCTCCACGCGCAGCCCGGCCGGCGTCGTGATCAGCCATGCCAACGTGGTGGCCAACGCCCGGCAGGCCATCGAAGCCTTCGAGGCCGAGGCGGCGGGCCACACGACGGTCGGCTGGCTGCCGCTCTTCCACGACATGGGTCTCGTCCTGAGCGTGGCCGCGCCCGTCGTCGGCGGCTTCCCCTCGGTCCTCATGGACCCGGTCGCCTTCCTCGAACACCCCGTGCGCTGGCTGCGGCTGCTCGCCGCATACCCCGGGACGATCAGCGCGGCCCCCAACTTCGCGTACGACTACTGCGCGAGCAGGGTCGACAGGGACGAGGCGGCCGAGCTGCGCCTGGGGCGGGTCAAGGTCCTCATCAACGGCAGCGAACCCGTGCGCGCCGGCACGGTCGACCGCTTCCGCGACGCGTTCGCCGACGCGGGACTCGCCGCCGCGGCGCACTGCCCGGCGTACGGCCTCGCCGAGGCCACCGTGTTCGTCACGACGGACACCTTCGACGCACCGCCCACCGTCCTGGCCTGCGATCCGTTGGCCCTGTCCGAAGGTCGCCTCGACGTAGGGGAGTTGACCGACCCGGATGTGACGCACCTGGTCGCCTGCGGCACTCCGGCAGGGCAGGAGCTGCGCATCGCCGACCCGGCCACCGGCGCCGCACGGGCTACGGGGGAGGTCGGCGAGATCCTGCTGCGCGGCCCCAACATCGGCCTCTGCTACTGGAAACGGAACGGACTCTCGGAGGAGGTGTTCGGCTTCCGACCGCCCGACGCCACCGGCGGGGACGGCGAGCCGGGATGGCTGCGCACGGGCGACCTCGGCGCGCTCCACGAAGGGCGGCTCTACGTCACCGGGCGGCTCAAGGACCTGATCATCGTGGACGGCAGGAACCACTACCCCCAGGACGTCGAGGAGACCGTGCAGTCCGCCGTCGGCCTCGTGCGCAGGGACCGGCTCGCCGCGTTCTGCGTGCCCTGGACCGGCACGGAGACCGACGTCCTGGTCGTCGTCGCGGAGCACCGGCGGGGCGCGGAGCCCACGGAACAGGACCGGCTCGCCGCCCTGCGCACCGCCACGGCAGCCGTGTCGGCCCGGCACGGACTGCGCCTCGCCGAACTCCTCCTCATCCCGCCGGGCTCGCTGCCCAGGACGAGCAGCGGCAAGGTCGCGCGGGCCGCGGGCCGGGCGCGCTACCTGCTCGGCGCGTTCGGCGACGGCGGCCGGAGCGACGACGGCCGGAGCGGCACGGAGGACGCGCGATGA